Part of the Desulfobacteraceae bacterium genome, CGGGCGGACTTTTGCCAGGTAATCCGACCGTCTTTCTTGGCGAGCAGCGGGGCATAGGTGGCCTGCCGGTCGTCCTGGGCCACCGGGGTCAGGGTGCCGCTGGCCAGGCCTCCCAGGGCCGTGATCAACAGTTCGGCGCCGGCCACAGACAGCCGGTCGTGAAGGGTTGCCGAGGTATCCTCCGAGCGGATCACCACCTCCCGCGCGCAGAGGGTGGGGCCGGTGTCCAGACCCTCCTCCATCAGCATCGCGGTCACCCCGGTGACGGTGTCCCCGTTGATCAGCGCCCACTGGATCGGGGCCGGCCCCCGATAGCGGGGCAGGAGCGAGCCGTGGATGTTGACCGCCCCCAAACGTGGCAGGTTGAGCAGCGCAGCCGGCAGAATTCGGCCGAAGGCCACCACCACCAGGACGTCCGGCGCCAGCGCGGCCATTTCGCGGACGAACGCCTCGGTGCGGATTTTTTCGGGCTGCAGCACCGGGATGCCCAGCCGCTGGGCGCTGCGCTTGACCGGGGGCGGAGTCAGCTGGCGGCCGCGACCCACCGGGCGGTCCGGCTGGGTCACCGCCGCCAGCACCCGGTGACCGGCGGCGGCCAGGGCCTCCAGGGACGGTACGGCAAACGCCGGGGTTCCCATGAAGATGATGTCGAGGGGCTTTTTCACGTCAGGCCAGCTTCATCTGTTTTTT contains:
- the fmt gene encoding methionyl-tRNA formyltransferase, which gives rise to MKKPLDIIFMGTPAFAVPSLEALAAAGHRVLAAVTQPDRPVGRGRQLTPPPVKRSAQRLGIPVLQPEKIRTEAFVREMAALAPDVLVVVAFGRILPAALLNLPRLGAVNIHGSLLPRYRGPAPIQWALINGDTVTGVTAMLMEEGLDTGPTLCAREVVIRSEDTSATLHDRLSVAGAELLITALGGLASGTLTPVAQDDRQATYAPLLAKKDGRITWQKSARELACFIRGMTPWPGAYTFHGDRRLKIFRAQPLAAATDETPGRVLPGFEDELRVATGDGVLSILEIQGESGKRLAIRDFLRGHHLPPGTLLA